The Panicum hallii strain FIL2 chromosome 9, PHallii_v3.1, whole genome shotgun sequence genome has a window encoding:
- the LOC112876784 gene encoding anthocyanidin 5,3-O-glucosyltransferase-like, producing the protein MDKEATMPMAQQKTVVLYPSPGVGHVVPMVQLAKVFLRHGFDVAMVIAEPPAGSPDFRIVDVDRVAASNPAITFHVLPPVPDADLAAGPGKPPFLLTLQVLERYNGELERFLRSIPRRRLHSLVTGMFSTYAADVAARLGVPVYAFFASAAATLAVVTQMPALLAGRRAGLKELGDTPLEFLGVPPFPASHLVGELLEHPEDALCKAMVDVWRRNTDGTSGVLVNTFESLESAAVQALRDPRCVPGRVLPPIYCVGPLVGGDGTSPADQGRGERHGCLAWLDAQPEGSVVFLCFGSRGTHPPEQLREIAVGLDRSGQRFLWAVRTPAGTDDSAFLPEGFLERTKDRGLVVRSWAPQVEVLRHQSTGAFVTHCGWNSTLEAISHGVPMLCWPLYAEQLMNKVFITEDMGVGVGMDGYRAGFVKAEEVEAKVRLVMESEEGRVIRARAVARKKEAAAALEDGGSSRTSFDRFLFDVENLDKLLGK; encoded by the coding sequence ATGGACAAGGAAGCCACCATGCCCATGGCGCAGCAAAAGACCGTCGTCCTGTACCCCAGCCCCGGCGTCGGCCACGTGGTCCCCATGGTGCAGCTCGCCAAGGTCTTCCTCAGGCACGGCTTCGACGTCGCCATGGTCatcgccgagccgcccgccgggtCGCCCGACTTCCGCATCGTCGACGTCGACCGCGTCGCCGCCTCCAACCCGGCCATCACCTTTCACGTCCTCCCCCCGGTCCCGGAcgccgacctcgccgccggccccggCAAGCCCCCTTTCCTCCTCACGCTCCAGGTCCTGGAGCGGTACAACGGCGAGCTCGAGCGCTTCCTCCGCTccatcccgcgccgccgcctccactcCCTGGTCACCGGCATGTTCTCCACCTACGCGGCCGACGTCGCCGCGAGGCTCGGCGTCCCCGTCTACGCGTtcttcgcctccgccgccgccaccctggCCGTCGTGACCCAGATGccggcgctgctcgccggtaGGCGGGCGGGGCTCAAGGAGCTCGGGGACACGCCCCTCGAGTTCCTCGGCGTCCCGCCGTTCCCGGCGTCCCACCTCGTCGGGGAGCTGCTCGAGCACCCGGAGGACGCGCTGTGCAAGGCCATGGTGGACGTCTGGAGGCGCAACACGGACGGCACCAGCGGCGTCCTCGTCAACACGTTCGAGTCGCTGGAGAGCGCGGCCGTGCAGGCGCTGAGGGATCCCCGGTGCGTCCCCGGCAGGGTGCTGCCCCCGATCTACTGCGTCGGTCCGTtggtcggcggcgacggcacgAGCCCGGCGGATCAAGGGAGAGGCGAGAGGCACGGGTGCCTCGCGTGGCTCGACGCGCAGCCGGAGGGCAGCGTCGTGTTCCTCTGCTTCGGGAGCAGAGGGACGCACCCACCGGAGCAGCTGCGGGAGATCGCCGTCGGCCTGGACAGGTCCGGGCAGCGGTTCTTGTGGGCTGTGCGGACGCCGGCCGGCACCGATGACTCGGCGTTCCTCCCGGAGGGGTTCTTGGAGCGCACCAAGGACCGGGGCCTCGTCGTCCGGTCATGGGCGCCGCAGGTGGAAGTGCTCCGCCACCAGTCGACCGGAGccttcgtgacgcactgcgGGTGGAACTCGACGCTGGAGGCCATCTCACATGGGGTGCCGATGCTATGCTGGCCGCTCTACGCGGAGCAgctgatgaacaaggtgttcatAACCGAGGACATGGGCGTCGGGGTGGGGATGGACGGGTACAGGGCGGGGTTCGTCAAGGCCGAGGAGGTGGAGGCGAAGGTGCGGCTGGTGATGGAGTCCGAGGAGGGCAGGGTGATCAGGGCCCGAGCGGTGGCGCGCAAGaaagaagcggcggcggcgctagagGACGGCGGCTCGTCGCGGACCTCGTTTGATAGGTTCTTGTTTGATGTGGAGAATCTT